A portion of the Peptococcaceae bacterium genome contains these proteins:
- a CDS encoding stalk domain-containing protein has translation MLKRFSAVLAVLIIMLVFSLAMLLEAAYAAEANRFASIVAADRDCLQADGSEFVKFTVYLLDGTNQIADNQKVFVASSRGGTVDKFFADDGVTPLAAAGQPNVFEAPVAADGKAEFKVKSSITGTAKIGVGLVQPAGDASSVYQYLVENPAANASSVGLIRVIEIRFVDTDIAEIEVSGKPVPNEGTISGNGTKGSPYKANTGGASPEVNGNGVDYFEVEFKVKGHNGAPIPGVEVQFSTNYPQIVLSKNSATTDAGGMAAVRIYAQKSGTYAVKAAAGDKSKEVYFSFASNNPATWELSSMKIDDVVPVGIDKPDKQYLKLYDSDGSLVNPANLQIQNIISFEWLKQPEGSNLANDWAFDGLLSGKLQTDQNSPNQHMYYTSSGYVVVALPKLDKKGEYVLKMCLLTSGKSHEFVFQAGDFGEVTRITLSYSKALPLDSVSVYPKVYRYNAAGLSESVSSSDFGSKIVFSVSDITKLNPNKADLNAAKGRIHTTATRENKGPITVTAIDTVNNKAATCNIEINDLLSGIKVCDLDGNIPVNKETTGKIKLLDVEGKETYPGDLKSVSFDYVVTQKPEGAKVYLRESESLLTDLEDYGYGKFDIFCDKPGEVTFAVTLNIEKYKNDGSSKDNLRFVKEKTVRFVSREKYGAQKVVMFIGNTSYYADGKVKTMEGAPFILANRVYVPLRPVADELMAETEWDEESQTVTLKREDRVVTATIGSSLVKVSYGPAFMADGVPMIIDGRTFIPFRVIGEAFGVTVEPFLDSSDKVVGVEFSQ, from the coding sequence GTGCTGAAAAGATTTTCGGCGGTATTAGCGGTATTAATTATCATGCTCGTGTTTTCACTGGCGATGCTGCTTGAAGCAGCATATGCCGCTGAAGCCAACCGTTTTGCTTCAATAGTGGCGGCGGACAGGGATTGTTTGCAGGCGGACGGTTCGGAATTTGTAAAGTTTACGGTATACTTGCTGGACGGGACCAATCAGATTGCCGATAACCAGAAAGTGTTTGTCGCTTCCAGCCGGGGAGGCACAGTCGACAAGTTCTTTGCGGATGACGGCGTCACACCGCTTGCGGCTGCCGGGCAGCCCAATGTTTTCGAGGCGCCTGTCGCTGCGGACGGAAAAGCGGAATTCAAGGTTAAGTCTTCTATAACCGGCACGGCCAAAATTGGAGTCGGCCTGGTCCAACCGGCAGGCGATGCCAGCAGCGTCTACCAGTATCTGGTTGAAAACCCTGCGGCCAACGCTTCTTCGGTGGGCCTCATAAGGGTAATTGAAATACGCTTTGTGGACACCGACATCGCTGAGATCGAAGTTTCCGGAAAGCCTGTTCCCAATGAAGGGACAATAAGCGGGAACGGGACGAAGGGGTCGCCTTACAAGGCGAACACCGGCGGCGCTTCACCGGAAGTGAACGGGAACGGAGTTGATTATTTTGAAGTCGAATTCAAGGTAAAGGGGCATAACGGAGCCCCTATCCCCGGAGTTGAAGTGCAGTTTTCTACGAACTACCCTCAAATAGTCCTGAGCAAAAATTCCGCAACCACAGATGCGGGGGGGATGGCAGCAGTCCGGATTTATGCCCAAAAAAGCGGTACATATGCGGTCAAGGCGGCTGCGGGAGACAAGTCGAAAGAGGTATACTTCAGCTTTGCCAGCAACAACCCGGCAACCTGGGAACTCTCCTCCATGAAAATTGATGACGTGGTCCCCGTAGGAATCGACAAGCCGGACAAGCAGTACCTGAAACTGTACGACAGTGACGGCAGTTTGGTGAACCCGGCCAATTTGCAGATTCAAAACATCATCTCCTTTGAATGGTTAAAGCAGCCCGAGGGTTCAAATCTAGCCAACGACTGGGCATTTGACGGCCTGCTGTCCGGAAAGCTCCAGACTGACCAAAACAGCCCCAATCAACACATGTACTATACTTCCAGCGGCTATGTCGTTGTCGCCCTGCCGAAACTGGACAAAAAAGGCGAGTATGTGTTGAAGATGTGTCTTCTGACCAGCGGCAAATCCCACGAGTTCGTTTTTCAGGCCGGAGATTTCGGGGAAGTGACCAGAATAACGCTTTCTTACAGCAAAGCCTTGCCCCTGGACTCCGTCTCGGTGTATCCCAAGGTGTACCGCTATAATGCCGCGGGTTTGTCTGAATCAGTCAGTTCCAGCGATTTCGGCAGCAAAATTGTTTTTTCCGTAAGCGACATCACCAAACTGAATCCGAACAAAGCGGATTTAAATGCGGCCAAAGGCCGAATCCACACGACGGCTACCAGGGAAAACAAAGGGCCGATAACTGTAACAGCGATTGATACGGTGAACAACAAGGCGGCAACCTGCAACATTGAGATCAACGATCTGCTAAGCGGCATAAAGGTTTGCGATTTGGACGGCAACATCCCTGTAAACAAGGAGACAACGGGGAAAATCAAGCTGTTGGATGTTGAGGGAAAGGAAACATACCCCGGAGACTTAAAATCAGTAAGTTTTGATTATGTAGTAACCCAAAAGCCTGAAGGGGCCAAGGTTTATCTTCGGGAGAGCGAGAGCCTGTTGACCGACCTGGAGGATTACGGCTACGGCAAGTTTGACATTTTTTGCGATAAGCCGGGCGAGGTTACCTTCGCCGTAACGCTTAACATCGAGAAATATAAAAATGACGGGAGCAGCAAAGATAATTTGCGTTTCGTCAAGGAAAAAACAGTGCGCTTTGTATCCCGGGAAAAATATGGAGCTCAGAAGGTCGTGATGTTTATAGGCAATACCAGCTATTATGCGGACGGCAAAGTCAAAACCATGGAGGGGGCGCCGTTTATCCTGGCCAACAGGGTGTATGTCCCGCTGCGGCCGGTTGCCGATGAATTGATGGCGGAAACAGAGTGGGACGAAGAGTCGCAGACCGTAACTTTAAAGAGGGAGGACAGGGTCGTGACCGCAACCATCGGCAGCAGCCTGGTCAAGGTGAGCTACGGGCCGGCTTTCATGGCCGACGGGGTGCCGATGATAATTGACGGCCGCACCTTCATTCCGTTCAGGGTGATTGGGGAAGCCTTCGGGGTAACGGTGGAGCCGTTTCTTGACAGTTCAGACAAGGTGGTGGGCGTTGAATTCAGCCAGTGA
- a CDS encoding ABC transporter substrate-binding protein — protein MRRWISVILVVCLMLSLFSSAGCIRDEKTGPQQVAPGAEASSGSKGTPEVDAAEGKPAGGAIQGQKENIENVGKTSPEENKIQDGQGEASETPGKEKEASPPAGGSGQEPAGSRGSEYVTFVDSLGETVRIKKRPQRVISLYNSYTNVWYSAGGEVIGRIDSTEQLTKKALSAEVCGSMGNPNVEKILSLRPDLVLLSAGIGGQKALIPILKQNNIPYMAISYENLQEYLQVLKTMTEITERPDLYDRIGNKLQREVNEILARVPKDKHPTVLLLFGTATSLRVRLPNTTVGYMLKDLGTVNIAQDSRLTEAEMQVFSMERILEKDPDFIFLQTMGSDLEKIKARVAEETSANPAWKTLRAVKEGRYIVLPKDLYLYKPNERYAEAYEGLARILYPEVFK, from the coding sequence ATGAGAAGATGGATATCGGTTATCCTGGTGGTCTGCTTGATGTTAAGTCTGTTCTCGTCCGCCGGTTGCATCAGAGACGAAAAGACCGGGCCGCAACAGGTCGCCCCGGGCGCTGAAGCGAGCAGCGGCAGCAAGGGTACCCCGGAAGTGGATGCGGCTGAAGGAAAGCCAGCCGGTGGAGCGATTCAAGGTCAAAAAGAAAATATAGAAAATGTAGGGAAAACCAGTCCGGAAGAAAACAAGATTCAGGATGGACAGGGCGAGGCCTCTGAGACGCCTGGCAAAGAGAAAGAGGCGTCTCCTCCGGCGGGCGGAAGTGGGCAGGAACCAGCCGGATCCCGCGGGAGTGAGTATGTGACTTTTGTGGACAGCCTGGGAGAGACGGTCCGTATTAAGAAGAGGCCGCAGAGAGTGATTTCGCTGTATAACTCCTACACCAATGTATGGTATTCGGCGGGCGGGGAAGTAATTGGCAGGATTGACAGCACTGAGCAATTGACGAAAAAGGCCCTTTCGGCAGAGGTCTGCGGCAGCATGGGCAATCCGAACGTGGAAAAAATACTGTCATTAAGACCGGATCTGGTGCTCTTGTCGGCAGGAATAGGCGGGCAAAAAGCCCTGATCCCCATCTTGAAACAGAACAACATACCATACATGGCCATATCCTATGAGAACCTCCAAGAATACCTGCAGGTCCTTAAAACCATGACTGAAATTACGGAAAGGCCCGACTTGTACGACAGGATAGGCAACAAGCTCCAGCGGGAAGTGAACGAAATACTGGCCAGGGTTCCCAAAGACAAACACCCAACCGTCCTGTTGCTCTTCGGCACGGCTACCAGCTTAAGGGTCAGGCTGCCCAACACCACGGTCGGCTATATGTTGAAGGATTTGGGGACCGTGAATATCGCCCAGGATTCCCGTTTGACCGAAGCCGAAATGCAGGTGTTTAGCATGGAGCGTATCCTGGAAAAGGACCCGGACTTCATTTTCTTGCAAACTATGGGCAGCGACTTGGAAAAGATCAAGGCCCGGGTAGCGGAAGAAACGTCGGCCAATCCGGCCTGGAAAACCTTGAGGGCCGTTAAAGAAGGACGGTACATAGTTTTGCCGAAAGACCTCTATCTTTACAAGCCCAATGAAAGATATGCGGAAGCCTATGAGGGGCTGGCCAGGATACTTTACCCGGAAGTGTTCAAGTAG
- a CDS encoding iron ABC transporter permease: MQRSGNGENVQNESNRRLTILFVLLAACFLSFLISVGKGSLNISMGQVLKAIFLETDTLNHQVIWNVRLPRTLTAGMVGICLSLSGAILQGVLRNPLAAPNIIGVSAGAGFMAYLVLILFPDWYYLVPGGAFIGALLATLAIYLLAWRQGAHPMRLVLAGVAISSLLSAGINALMIFYPDRLAGITSFMVGGLAGRTWPHFNLLWPYATLGIVTAFLFPQRLNILMLGDEIATGLGLNVERTRLLFIAIASLLAASAVSVAGLLGFVGLIVPHTARLLIGSDYRYLFPATAVLGAATVVLCDTVARLLFDPVEIPVGIIMAILGGPFFLYLLREKGVH; the protein is encoded by the coding sequence ATGCAACGGTCTGGAAACGGTGAAAACGTGCAAAACGAAAGCAATAGAAGGCTTACAATCCTGTTTGTTTTGTTGGCGGCGTGTTTTTTGAGTTTTTTAATCAGCGTGGGTAAAGGGTCGTTGAACATCTCCATGGGACAGGTGCTTAAAGCCATTTTTTTGGAGACTGACACCTTGAACCACCAGGTCATTTGGAACGTTCGCCTGCCGAGAACGCTGACAGCCGGGATGGTGGGCATCTGCCTGTCCTTATCAGGGGCAATCCTGCAGGGTGTCTTGCGGAACCCGCTGGCTGCGCCCAACATAATCGGCGTTTCAGCCGGCGCGGGTTTTATGGCCTACCTGGTCCTGATACTGTTTCCGGATTGGTATTACCTGGTGCCTGGCGGGGCGTTCATCGGGGCCTTGCTGGCCACGCTCGCCATTTATTTGCTGGCCTGGAGGCAGGGGGCTCATCCGATGCGGCTTGTTTTGGCCGGCGTAGCTATTTCGTCCTTGCTCAGTGCCGGGATCAATGCCCTGATGATCTTTTACCCTGACCGTTTGGCGGGAATTACAAGTTTTATGGTAGGGGGTCTGGCGGGGAGGACCTGGCCGCATTTCAACCTGTTGTGGCCCTATGCGACTCTGGGGATTGTGACGGCTTTTTTGTTCCCGCAAAGGCTGAACATCCTGATGCTGGGGGATGAGATTGCCACCGGCCTGGGGTTGAATGTCGAGCGCACCAGGCTGCTGTTTATCGCTATAGCTTCGCTGCTGGCCGCAAGCGCTGTCAGCGTGGCGGGACTTCTCGGCTTTGTGGGACTGATTGTCCCGCACACGGCACGGCTTTTGATCGGTTCCGACTACCGGTATTTATTCCCGGCCACAGCCGTCCTGGGGGCGGCAACAGTCGTGTTATGCGATACTGTGGCTCGGCTCCTGTTTGATCCGGTGGAAATCCCGGTCGGGATTATCATGGCAATATTGGGCGGGCCGTTTTTCCTGTATTTGTTGAGAGAAAAAGGGGTGCATTGA
- a CDS encoding ABC transporter ATP-binding protein, translated as MVLRAEHVYLGYGKKSVVEDFNLNVSKGEIVSIIGPNGSGKTTILKSLARYLKPQQGKVYLEDQDIFQLNTRYVARRIAVLPQVKSAAGDLKVKDLIEYGRYPHLKFGRRMNEEDHRIVDWALERTGLSELRHRPLATLSGGERQRAWIAMALAQKPEIMLLDEPTAFLDISYQLEVLELVKELNETLGLTIVMVLHDLNHAARYSHRIVAVKDGEVRSAGEPQKVLTGDLLKTIFRIEADMLEDKTNACPHIIPQRVVG; from the coding sequence ATGGTTCTACGGGCCGAGCATGTTTACCTCGGTTATGGGAAGAAGAGTGTGGTGGAGGACTTCAATTTGAATGTCAGCAAGGGGGAAATCGTCAGCATCATCGGACCTAACGGCTCAGGCAAAACAACCATACTCAAATCCCTGGCCCGGTACTTGAAACCCCAACAAGGCAAGGTGTATTTGGAAGACCAAGATATTTTCCAATTGAATACCAGGTACGTGGCCCGGAGGATAGCGGTTCTGCCGCAGGTAAAAAGCGCAGCCGGAGATTTGAAGGTGAAAGACTTGATAGAGTATGGGCGCTACCCCCATCTGAAGTTTGGCCGGCGAATGAACGAGGAGGATCACCGTATTGTGGACTGGGCCCTGGAAAGAACAGGGTTGTCCGAACTGCGTCACCGGCCGTTGGCCACGCTTTCCGGCGGTGAAAGGCAGAGGGCGTGGATCGCCATGGCTCTTGCCCAAAAACCGGAAATCATGCTCTTGGATGAGCCTACCGCCTTTCTCGATATTTCTTACCAATTGGAGGTTTTGGAACTGGTCAAGGAGTTGAACGAAACCTTGGGGTTGACGATTGTCATGGTGTTGCACGATTTGAATCACGCCGCCCGTTATTCTCACAGGATCGTGGCGGTCAAAGACGGCGAAGTCCGCAGTGCTGGCGAGCCCCAAAAGGTTTTAACCGGAGACCTGTTAAAGACGATATTCCGGATAGAAGCCGATATGCTCGAAGACAAAACCAACGCCTGCCCTCATATCATTCCCCAAAGAGTGGTCGGCTAA
- a CDS encoding putative cobaltochelatase, with product MENIGRVVYPFTAIIGQEKLQTGLVLNAINPKINGILIRGEKGTAKSTAVRALAALLPEIEAVSGCPYNCNPGDPARMCESCRAEISAGRALETKLRRVQVIDLPVSATEDRVVGSLDFEYAIKHGRPRFEPGLLARANRGILYIDEVNLLDDHIVDVLLDAAAMGTNVVEREGISFSHPAEIILVGTMNPEEGELRPQLLDRFGLCVQVEGVKDPRMRVEIVKRREEFDANPLEFVSRWAGEEQKLKERIAAARHLLPQVKASQEMFELAARLCLQENVAGHRADIALITTALTLAAWHGRTEVKEEDVREAAELVLPHRCRNIPRPPLEQAESGGEQPEPPERESDARPESPPEYEPKEQKELGENERREGERVANEDETNAILPAGASERVFAVGQPFAVRKITKERDRVLRQGSGRRSRTRTASRAGRYVRSTTQRRNNDLAFDATMRSAAPYQPYRCKKGVALAIEPADIREKVREKRIGNLLLFVVDASGSMGARQRMVETKGAILSLLLDAYQKRDKIGLIAFKGNAAEMLLPPTNSVEMGQKLLEDLPTGGKTPLSAGLCKAYEAAKTCLHKDPNISPLLIIVSDGKGNVSMGTDKPWSEVQKMAGIIQQEERIKTLVIDVEKDGFVSLGLARELAQALGGDYYKIDDLKADELVQAVKKV from the coding sequence ATGGAAAATATCGGTCGCGTGGTCTACCCGTTTACAGCGATAATCGGTCAGGAGAAACTGCAAACGGGCCTGGTATTGAATGCGATTAACCCGAAGATAAACGGCATTTTGATCCGGGGGGAAAAAGGGACGGCCAAGTCAACCGCCGTCCGCGCGCTTGCGGCTCTGCTTCCGGAAATCGAGGCGGTATCCGGATGCCCGTACAATTGCAATCCCGGCGACCCGGCCCGGATGTGCGAATCCTGCAGGGCCGAAATCTCAGCGGGACGGGCACTGGAAACAAAACTTCGCCGGGTGCAGGTAATAGACCTGCCGGTTTCGGCCACTGAAGACCGGGTGGTTGGGAGCCTGGACTTTGAATACGCCATAAAACATGGCCGGCCGCGGTTCGAACCAGGTCTTCTGGCCAGAGCCAACCGTGGCATCCTGTACATAGACGAAGTCAATCTGTTGGACGACCACATCGTGGATGTGCTCCTTGATGCGGCTGCCATGGGAACAAACGTGGTGGAAAGGGAAGGAATATCTTTTTCTCATCCGGCAGAGATCATCCTGGTGGGCACCATGAACCCGGAAGAAGGAGAGCTTCGTCCCCAGTTGTTGGACCGCTTCGGCCTGTGCGTCCAGGTCGAAGGGGTTAAAGACCCCAGGATGAGGGTGGAAATCGTCAAACGCCGCGAAGAGTTCGACGCCAATCCCCTGGAGTTTGTTTCCCGCTGGGCCGGGGAAGAACAGAAACTGAAGGAACGCATAGCTGCCGCCAGGCATCTGCTGCCCCAGGTCAAAGCGTCCCAGGAGATGTTTGAACTGGCCGCCAGGTTATGCCTGCAGGAAAACGTGGCCGGGCACCGCGCCGATATCGCCTTGATAACGACAGCCCTTACCCTGGCGGCCTGGCACGGGCGGACGGAAGTGAAGGAAGAGGACGTCCGTGAGGCGGCGGAACTGGTCCTGCCCCACCGTTGCCGGAACATCCCCCGGCCGCCGCTGGAGCAGGCGGAGAGCGGGGGTGAACAACCGGAACCGCCCGAACGGGAGAGCGATGCCCGGCCGGAATCGCCGCCGGAGTATGAACCAAAAGAGCAAAAAGAGCTTGGAGAAAACGAGCGGCGTGAAGGCGAAAGGGTGGCTAACGAAGATGAGACAAACGCCATTCTCCCGGCTGGAGCATCCGAAAGGGTGTTTGCCGTAGGCCAACCGTTTGCGGTCCGGAAGATTACCAAAGAACGGGACCGGGTACTGCGCCAGGGGTCGGGTCGGCGTTCCCGCACCAGGACAGCTTCCCGGGCCGGGCGCTATGTGCGCAGCACCACGCAGCGCAGGAACAACGACCTGGCCTTCGATGCCACCATGCGCTCCGCGGCCCCTTACCAGCCCTATCGCTGCAAGAAGGGCGTGGCGCTGGCCATCGAACCAGCCGATATCCGTGAGAAGGTGCGGGAGAAACGCATCGGAAATCTGTTGCTGTTCGTGGTTGATGCCAGCGGGTCAATGGGAGCCCGGCAGAGGATGGTGGAAACCAAGGGGGCCATCCTTTCCTTGCTGCTGGACGCTTACCAGAAGAGAGACAAAATCGGCCTGATCGCCTTTAAGGGAAATGCAGCCGAGATGCTCCTGCCGCCCACCAATAGCGTGGAGATGGGACAGAAACTGCTGGAGGACCTGCCCACGGGTGGGAAGACGCCGTTATCCGCCGGCCTGTGCAAGGCTTATGAGGCAGCGAAAACCTGTCTCCATAAAGACCCGAACATTTCCCCGCTGTTGATTATTGTCTCCGACGGGAAAGGGAACGTGAGTATGGGCACCGACAAGCCCTGGTCTGAAGTGCAGAAGATGGCAGGGATCATTCAACAAGAGGAAAGGATTAAGACGCTGGTTATTGATGTGGAAAAAGACGGGTTCGTCTCCCTGGGCCTGGCCCGAGAACTGGCTCAAGCCCTGGGCGGCGACTATTATAAAATAGACGATTTAAAAGCGGATGAGCTGGTGCAGGCTGTAAAGAAGGTCTGA
- a CDS encoding ABC transporter permease produces the protein MDWYTVFWREMVVLKKRLFKFFAGSMVSPLLYMIAFGWGLGRGLQTNGTDYLAFVVPGIIALSAMNGSYNATGVPVNISRFYHKTWEEYLIAPITPFSLVLGKIMAGCVRGSFSSLLILALAYGMGTRLVLNLWFFVALFLTSFLFASLGLVAALIITSHEDMNQFGTFVILPMTFLCGTFFSVDKLPEWAGWLIRALPLTHASQSLRSIALGHGFPLASLLVLMLYSAVLFGWGVHIARRVE, from the coding sequence ATGGACTGGTACACGGTTTTTTGGCGTGAGATGGTGGTTTTAAAAAAGAGGCTGTTTAAATTTTTCGCTGGCAGCATGGTGAGCCCTCTGTTGTACATGATTGCCTTCGGCTGGGGATTGGGACGCGGCCTGCAGACAAACGGCACCGACTACCTGGCGTTTGTGGTGCCGGGTATTATCGCCTTGAGCGCGATGAACGGCAGCTACAACGCGACCGGCGTGCCGGTAAACATCAGCCGGTTTTACCACAAGACCTGGGAAGAGTATCTGATAGCCCCCATCACTCCCTTCTCTTTGGTGCTGGGTAAAATAATGGCCGGCTGCGTACGCGGTTCCTTTTCTTCCTTGCTTATACTTGCTCTTGCTTACGGCATGGGCACCCGGTTGGTATTAAACCTGTGGTTTTTCGTTGCACTTTTTTTGACGAGCTTTTTGTTCGCTTCCCTGGGCCTGGTGGCGGCGCTCATCATAACATCCCATGAGGATATGAACCAGTTTGGGACGTTTGTAATCCTGCCGATGACTTTCCTGTGCGGCACTTTCTTCTCGGTCGACAAGCTGCCGGAATGGGCGGGCTGGCTGATCCGGGCCCTGCCCTTGACTCACGCCAGCCAGTCGCTGCGATCGATTGCCCTGGGACACGGTTTCCCGCTCGCCTCTCTGCTGGTCTTAATGCTGTACTCGGCGGTGCTGTTCGGGTGGGGAGTCCATATTGCCAGGAGAGTTGAGTGA
- a CDS encoding ABC transporter ATP-binding protein: MIRLEHVVKKYKSVIAVNDLNLHIERGTVFGLLGPNGAGKTTTVRLLTTLARPSSGQIIINGYNMNRDLVEIKRQIGVVPQHLNVDIELTVRENLDLHCRLHRIKHAERAQRIQEMLRFVGLADRADDLAGVLSGGMKRRMMIARALIHRPSILFLDEPTVGLDPHSRRSIWDLIKNMNAMGMTVLLTTHYIEEAEALCHCVGLINQGRLIALGSPRELLQKVGETVVEYLEDGTTRNKFFSRREDAISFAAGLRGSVLIREGNLEDVFVELTSRKVDLPGFVQPQGTDHSHGPMSGPASQIGR; encoded by the coding sequence TTGATCAGGCTTGAGCATGTGGTAAAAAAATACAAATCCGTAATTGCCGTAAATGATTTGAATCTTCATATAGAGCGGGGAACAGTATTCGGCCTGTTGGGTCCCAATGGAGCGGGCAAGACCACCACGGTCCGCCTCCTGACGACACTGGCCCGCCCCAGCAGCGGGCAGATTATCATCAATGGGTACAACATGAACCGCGACCTGGTCGAAATAAAAAGGCAGATCGGGGTTGTCCCCCAGCATCTTAATGTGGATATTGAGCTGACCGTGCGGGAAAACCTGGACCTGCACTGCCGGTTGCACAGGATAAAACACGCGGAGCGCGCCCAACGGATACAGGAGATGCTCCGGTTTGTCGGCCTGGCAGACCGCGCGGATGATCTGGCGGGAGTTTTGTCCGGCGGGATGAAGCGGCGGATGATGATCGCCCGGGCCCTTATCCACCGGCCGTCGATCCTGTTTTTGGATGAGCCGACGGTCGGGCTGGATCCCCATTCCCGGCGCAGCATCTGGGACTTGATAAAGAATATGAATGCCATGGGGATGACGGTGCTTCTGACGACCCATTATATCGAGGAAGCAGAAGCCTTATGCCATTGCGTGGGACTGATTAATCAAGGAAGGCTGATTGCCCTGGGCAGCCCGCGGGAACTGCTGCAGAAGGTGGGAGAAACAGTGGTGGAATACCTGGAAGACGGAACCACCAGGAACAAGTTTTTCTCCAGACGGGAAGACGCCATCAGCTTTGCCGCCGGCCTCAGGGGCAGCGTGTTGATCAGAGAGGGCAATCTGGAAGACGTGTTTGTGGAATTGACCAGCCGCAAAGTTGACTTGCCCGGGTTTGTTCAACCACAGGGCACGGACCACAGTCATGGCCCCATGTCCGGCCCGGCTAGCCAGATTGGGCGGTAA